A stretch of the Gemmatimonadaceae bacterium genome encodes the following:
- a CDS encoding NAD(P)H-quinone oxidoreductase, whose product MAVQKTLNFRPMRVVGIRAPGGPEVLEVGEQPRPGPIMSEVLIRVAAAGINRPDILQRKGAYPAPPRASEIPGLEVAGTVVDVGPTVTAWKVGDEVCALLAGGGYAEYCLAPQEQCLPVPKGLSMVEAASLPETFFTVWSNVFDRGRLAAGEVLLVQGGASGIGVAAIQMAKAMGARVFATAGTPEKCAACVSLGAERAINYHAEDFVEVVQASTYRRGADVILDMVGGAYVVRELSLLADDGRLVFIATLGGAHAEFNIRQVMAKRLTITGSTLRNRSPEFKGAIAAQLRDKIWPLLESGAIKPVIYATFPFDQAAAAHAELEAGHHVGKIVLDLTR is encoded by the coding sequence ATGGCAGTTCAGAAAACACTGAATTTCCGCCCGATGCGGGTGGTGGGCATCCGCGCGCCCGGCGGGCCCGAGGTGCTGGAGGTCGGCGAACAACCGCGGCCCGGGCCCATCATGAGCGAGGTGCTGATCCGCGTAGCAGCGGCCGGCATCAACCGCCCCGACATCCTGCAGCGCAAGGGCGCCTACCCGGCGCCGCCCCGGGCGAGCGAGATTCCGGGACTCGAGGTGGCGGGCACGGTCGTCGACGTCGGACCAACGGTCACGGCGTGGAAGGTGGGCGACGAGGTCTGCGCCCTGCTTGCCGGCGGCGGATATGCCGAATACTGCCTCGCGCCCCAGGAACAGTGCTTGCCCGTGCCCAAGGGGCTGTCGATGGTCGAGGCCGCGTCGCTCCCCGAGACCTTCTTCACGGTATGGAGCAACGTCTTCGACCGCGGGCGGCTCGCCGCGGGCGAGGTGCTACTGGTCCAGGGCGGGGCGAGCGGCATCGGGGTGGCCGCCATACAGATGGCGAAGGCCATGGGCGCGCGCGTGTTCGCCACCGCCGGCACACCTGAGAAATGCGCTGCCTGCGTCTCCCTGGGCGCCGAGCGCGCCATCAACTACCACGCCGAAGACTTCGTGGAGGTGGTGCAGGCGTCCACCTACCGGCGCGGCGCCGACGTGATTCTGGACATGGTGGGCGGGGCCTACGTGGTGCGTGAACTGTCCCTGCTCGCCGACGACGGACGGCTGGTGTTCATCGCCACGTTGGGCGGTGCCCACGCGGAGTTCAATATCCGGCAGGTCATGGCCAAACGCCTGACGATCACCGGTTCGACGCTGCGCAACCGGTCGCCGGAGTTCAAAGGCGCCATCGCCGCCCAGCTTCGCGACAAGATCTGGCCGCTACTCGAATCCGGCGCCATCAAACCCGTGATCTACGCGACGTTTCCGTTTGACCAGGCGGCCGCGGCCCACGCGGAACTGGAAGCGGGCCATCACGTGGGGAAGATCGTGCTCGACTTGACGCGGTAG
- a CDS encoding NADH:flavin oxidoreductase/NADH oxidase, whose amino-acid sequence MSTVPLFDPFTIRDITFPNRIFVSPMCEYSSRDGLPNDWHMVHLGSRAVGGAGLVLTEATAVSPEGRISPADTGLWSSAHADAFRRITRFVRSQGAVPGVQLAHAGRKASTRVPWEGTGEVAIADGGWQTVAPSAIPFADHYPVPRALSTREVDDTVGQWVAATRLALEAEFDVIELHMAHGYLMHQFLSPLSNRRDDEYGGRLENRMRYPLRVARAVRDVWPDRLPLFVRISATDWSEGGWDLEQSLVLSAALRDIGVDLIDCSSGGNVAHAKIPVGPGYQVPFAEQIRRDAGIATGAVGMITTAQQANAIVAEGKADATILARQLLRDPYFPLHAAKELGVDVRWPEQYLRAKQ is encoded by the coding sequence ATGTCCACTGTCCCGCTGTTCGACCCGTTCACGATTCGCGACATCACCTTCCCCAACCGCATCTTCGTGTCGCCGATGTGCGAGTACTCGAGCCGCGACGGCCTGCCCAACGACTGGCACATGGTGCACCTCGGTAGCCGCGCCGTGGGAGGAGCCGGCCTGGTGCTCACCGAGGCCACGGCGGTGAGCCCGGAGGGGCGCATTTCTCCGGCGGACACCGGCCTCTGGAGCAGCGCGCACGCTGACGCGTTCCGGCGCATCACGCGATTCGTGCGCAGCCAGGGAGCCGTGCCGGGCGTGCAACTGGCGCACGCCGGCCGGAAGGCATCGACGAGAGTGCCGTGGGAGGGCACTGGCGAGGTGGCGATCGCCGATGGCGGGTGGCAGACGGTGGCGCCAAGCGCGATTCCATTCGCCGACCACTACCCGGTTCCGCGCGCGCTCTCGACGCGCGAGGTGGACGACACGGTGGGCCAGTGGGTGGCCGCCACGCGGTTGGCGCTCGAAGCGGAGTTCGACGTGATCGAGCTCCACATGGCGCACGGCTATCTGATGCATCAGTTCCTGTCGCCGCTCAGCAATCGTCGTGATGACGAGTACGGCGGGCGCCTGGAGAACCGGATGCGCTATCCGTTACGGGTGGCGCGCGCGGTACGCGACGTGTGGCCCGACCGGCTGCCACTGTTCGTGCGTATCTCGGCGACCGACTGGAGCGAAGGCGGGTGGGATCTGGAGCAGTCCTTGGTGCTGAGCGCCGCTCTGCGCGACATCGGCGTGGACCTCATCGACTGCTCGAGCGGGGGCAATGTGGCGCACGCGAAGATTCCCGTGGGGCCCGGCTACCAGGTTCCGTTCGCCGAGCAGATCCGCCGCGACGCCGGTATCGCCACGGGCGCCGTGGGGATGATCACGACCGCGCAGCAGGCCAACGCCATCGTGGCCGAGGGCAAGGCCGACGCGACGATTCTGGCGCGGCAGCTGCTGCGCGATCCATACTTTCCGCTCCACGCGGCCAAGGAACTTGGCGTGGATGTGCGCTGGCCGGAGCAGTATTTGAGGGCGAAGCAGTAG